The Rhodopseudomonas palustris genome window below encodes:
- a CDS encoding TetR/AcrR family transcriptional regulator — protein MVIGRPREFDVDAALDLALHVFWRKGYEGTSMSDLTEAMGITRPSLYAAFGNKEDLFRKALDRYVDGPGGYYQAGLQKPTARDVVDHILYGAVDAMTDPSNPGCLAVQGALCCGEATETIKQELTARRAKGEQDLRDRLARAITDGDLPAEADAGDLARYVSAILQGMAVQAAGGATREQLRKLADMAMRGWPPMA, from the coding sequence ATGGTTATCGGACGACCCCGCGAATTCGACGTCGATGCGGCGCTGGACCTCGCTTTGCACGTGTTCTGGCGCAAGGGTTACGAGGGCACGTCGATGTCCGACCTGACCGAGGCGATGGGCATCACCAGGCCGAGCCTGTATGCGGCGTTCGGCAACAAGGAGGATCTGTTCCGCAAGGCGCTGGATCGCTACGTCGACGGCCCCGGCGGCTACTATCAGGCCGGCCTGCAGAAGCCGACCGCACGCGACGTGGTCGACCACATCCTCTATGGCGCGGTCGATGCGATGACCGATCCGAGCAATCCCGGCTGCCTTGCCGTGCAAGGCGCGCTGTGCTGCGGCGAGGCCACCGAGACCATCAAACAGGAACTGACCGCGCGCCGCGCCAAGGGCGAACAGGATCTGCGCGACCGCCTTGCCCGCGCGATCACCGATGGCGACCTGCCCGCCGAGGCCGATGCCGGCGATCTGGCGCGCTATGTCTCCGCCATCCTGCAAGGCATGGCGGTGCAGGCCGCCGGCGGCGCGACGCGCGAGCAGCTCCGCAAGCTCGCCGACATGGCGATGCGGGGCTGGCCGCCGATGGCGTGA
- a CDS encoding efflux RND transporter periplasmic adaptor subunit — MAGKFARNLSLGAGTVAVLAALAGSAALIDRSGAAAQETPAPPAAVAAAVATVETKPTAPADDFSGRLEAVERVEVRSRVAGAVQEIRFREGALVKKDDLLVVIDPALYAAEVDRAQSQVTAARARLTLARADFERGQQLSSSSITQRELDTRTNGYREAEASLRTAEAALKTAELNLGYTQIRAPVSGRVGKVEITVGNLIAAGPSSPLLTTLVSVDPIYASFNADEQVVTRALKTLADEHAPTAIDRIPVQMTTGAGGAPVKGRMQFIDNQVDPRSGTVRVRAVFDNVDGRLMPGQFARLSMGQPKPEPALLVSERAVGTDQNKKFVMVVDARNQAEYREVTLGASVDGLRIVASGLKAGERIVVNGLQRVRPGVTIKPEAVAMDAGASSKTVAQN; from the coding sequence ATGGCCGGCAAATTCGCTCGAAATCTATCCCTGGGTGCAGGGACCGTCGCAGTTTTGGCCGCCCTGGCGGGCAGTGCGGCGCTGATCGACCGCTCCGGCGCAGCGGCCCAGGAGACGCCCGCGCCGCCGGCTGCGGTGGCCGCCGCCGTGGCGACCGTGGAGACCAAGCCGACCGCACCCGCCGATGACTTTTCCGGCCGCCTCGAAGCGGTCGAGCGCGTCGAGGTCCGTTCGCGTGTCGCCGGCGCCGTCCAGGAGATCCGCTTCCGTGAGGGCGCGCTGGTCAAGAAAGATGACCTCCTGGTCGTGATCGATCCGGCGCTCTACGCCGCCGAGGTCGATCGCGCCCAAAGCCAGGTCACGGCGGCGCGGGCCCGCCTGACGCTCGCCAGGGCCGATTTCGAGCGGGGGCAGCAGCTGTCGAGCTCGAGCATCACCCAGCGCGAGCTCGATACCCGGACCAATGGCTATCGTGAGGCGGAAGCCAGCCTCAGAACCGCCGAGGCCGCGCTGAAGACCGCCGAACTCAATCTCGGCTACACCCAGATCCGCGCGCCGGTGTCGGGCCGGGTCGGCAAGGTGGAGATCACGGTGGGCAATCTGATTGCCGCCGGACCGAGTTCGCCGCTGCTGACCACATTGGTGTCGGTCGATCCGATCTATGCCAGCTTCAACGCCGACGAGCAGGTGGTGACGCGTGCGCTGAAGACGCTGGCCGACGAGCACGCACCGACCGCGATCGACCGCATTCCGGTGCAGATGACGACCGGCGCGGGCGGGGCGCCGGTGAAGGGCCGGATGCAGTTCATCGACAACCAGGTCGATCCGCGCTCCGGCACGGTGCGGGTGCGCGCGGTGTTCGACAATGTCGACGGCCGGCTGATGCCCGGCCAGTTCGCGCGACTGTCGATGGGCCAGCCGAAGCCGGAGCCCGCGCTGCTCGTCAGTGAACGTGCGGTCGGCACCGACCAGAACAAGAAATTCGTCATGGTGGTCGACGCCCGGAACCAGGCCGAATATCGCGAGGTGACGCTCGGCGCTTCGGTGGACGGCCTCCGCATCGTCGCCTCCGGCCTGAAGGCCGGCGAGCGCATCGTGGTCAACGGCCTGCAGCGCGTCCGTCCGGGCGTGACCATCAAGCCGGAAGCGGTGGCGATGGACGCCGGCGCTTCCAGCAAGACGGTCGCGCAGAACTAA